Proteins co-encoded in one Parascardovia denticolens DSM 10105 = JCM 12538 genomic window:
- a CDS encoding alpha-amylase family glycosyl hydrolase, with protein MSNEAKQWLEDAVFYEIYPQSFYDSNGDGIGDIPGISVKLDYIRDLGCNALWINPCFDSPFKDAGYDIRDYTKVAPRYGTNKDLIDLFGQAHEKGMHVLLDLVPGHTSEEHPWFKASSEAARGSFSDRYIWTRSAFEAPQGQPFIAGESERDGAYVLNFFKCQPALNYGYAHPDKPWQWMAGSEPARRTEEAMSEVIRYWLSRGCDGFRVDMADSLVKFDGDDKTYTIEAWKRIFAPIKKDFPAAAFVSEWGRPWLSFKAGFDMDFYLDWRWDKPNGYNRLLRNTDSTLVRESDLSYFNADSPSSPIDFLNDYLPQYTGGKQINKDGSFSFITCNHDTPRIAPRLRPEEIKLAYAMIFTMPGVPFLYYGDELGLHYRNLPTKEGGYGRTGSRTPMQWTSYDPRTNPTCGFSQADPQDLYLPVDEQDDGISAAAERDDPDSLLNFVRKLLALRHRYPALRSTSDWEVINAESGLRSLTYLRKDPEGQDDISVCINPGRKAETVTFEFPRPRRHKLLLSIGGEPEVESRPEERTDGYGRRPSIFRVTFPPQSVCIHLV; from the coding sequence ATGAGCAACGAGGCGAAACAGTGGTTGGAAGACGCCGTCTTCTATGAAATCTACCCGCAAAGTTTTTATGATTCCAATGGGGACGGAATCGGCGACATCCCGGGCATCAGCGTCAAGCTGGACTATATCCGGGACCTGGGCTGCAACGCCTTGTGGATCAACCCCTGCTTCGACTCCCCTTTCAAGGACGCCGGCTACGACATCCGGGACTATACCAAGGTGGCCCCGCGCTACGGGACCAATAAAGACCTGATCGATCTCTTCGGCCAAGCCCACGAAAAAGGCATGCATGTGCTTCTGGACCTGGTTCCCGGCCATACGAGCGAAGAGCATCCCTGGTTCAAGGCCAGCAGCGAAGCCGCCCGTGGCAGCTTCTCCGACCGCTACATCTGGACCCGATCCGCCTTCGAAGCCCCGCAAGGCCAGCCTTTCATCGCCGGCGAGAGCGAGCGCGACGGGGCTTACGTCCTGAATTTCTTCAAATGCCAACCGGCGCTGAACTACGGTTACGCCCATCCGGACAAGCCCTGGCAGTGGATGGCCGGAAGCGAACCGGCCCGCAGGACGGAAGAGGCCATGAGCGAGGTGATCCGCTACTGGCTCTCCCGCGGCTGCGATGGTTTCCGCGTGGACATGGCCGATTCCCTGGTCAAGTTCGACGGGGACGACAAAACCTACACCATCGAGGCTTGGAAACGGATCTTCGCCCCCATCAAGAAGGACTTCCCCGCCGCCGCCTTCGTCTCCGAATGGGGACGGCCCTGGCTCTCCTTCAAAGCCGGTTTCGATATGGATTTCTATCTGGATTGGCGTTGGGACAAGCCGAACGGATATAACCGACTCCTGAGAAACACCGACTCCACCCTGGTCCGCGAGTCGGACCTCAGCTATTTCAACGCCGATTCCCCCTCCTCCCCCATCGATTTCCTTAACGACTATCTGCCTCAATACACCGGCGGCAAGCAAATCAACAAAGACGGCAGCTTCAGCTTCATCACCTGCAACCACGACACGCCCCGCATCGCCCCCCGCTTGCGGCCGGAGGAGATCAAACTGGCCTATGCCATGATCTTCACCATGCCAGGGGTCCCCTTCCTTTATTACGGGGACGAGCTGGGCCTGCATTACCGGAATCTGCCCACCAAAGAAGGCGGCTACGGCCGGACCGGGTCGCGGACCCCCATGCAGTGGACCTCTTATGACCCCCGGACCAACCCCACCTGCGGATTCTCCCAGGCGGATCCCCAGGACCTCTACCTGCCCGTGGACGAGCAGGATGATGGGATCAGCGCGGCGGCCGAGCGGGACGATCCCGATTCCCTCCTGAACTTCGTCAGGAAGCTGCTGGCCTTGCGGCACCGCTACCCCGCCCTCCGGTCGACTTCGGACTGGGAGGTCATCAACGCCGAATCCGGCCTGCGCTCTCTGACCTATCTGAGGAAGGACCCGGAAGGGCAGGACGACATTTCGGTCTGCATCAACCCCGGCAGGAAGGCGGAAACAGTGACCTTCGAGTTTCCCAGGCCCAGGCGGCACAAACTGCTCCTGAGCATCGGAGGCGAACCTGAGGTGGAGAGTCGGCCGGAAGAAAGGACCGATGGGTACGGCCGACGCCCGTCCATCTTCCGGGTGACCTTCCCCCCGCAAAGCGTCTGCATTCATCTGGTATGA
- the prmC gene encoding peptide chain release factor N(5)-glutamine methyltransferase, producing MDFTLLTPVRQVIDSISGCLSEAGIEQADNDAAILIAYSFGVSKSDVTLASIMGGSLGDLKSAGHCFVALPAGSEGSLQGKRAFLQDLQERVGRRAAREPLQYIIGKAPFRYLTVAVGPGVFIPRQETETLVQIGLDWVDEQAIDAPVILDLCAGSGVVGLAAVTELQARKAQVYAVEIDDQAIAWTRKNRDQILWSRPELKSRYQLVQADASSPQTLAQLDDQADLVLTNPPYVPLTQIPQQPEVRDYDPDVALYGGSDDGLVIPEKIVRRAAAFLRPGGLLVMEHDSSQSHALVSFATSVGFSQAHTAPDLTGRDRFLVADKAEG from the coding sequence ATGGATTTTACTCTACTGACGCCGGTCCGTCAGGTCATCGACTCCATCAGCGGCTGTCTGTCCGAGGCCGGCATTGAACAGGCGGATAACGACGCCGCGATTCTGATCGCCTACAGTTTCGGCGTCAGCAAATCGGACGTGACTTTGGCCTCCATCATGGGCGGCAGTTTGGGCGACCTCAAATCCGCCGGGCATTGCTTCGTCGCCTTGCCGGCCGGGTCCGAGGGCTCCCTCCAAGGCAAAAGGGCCTTTTTGCAGGACCTGCAGGAGAGGGTCGGTCGGCGGGCCGCAAGGGAACCTTTGCAATACATCATAGGCAAGGCCCCTTTCCGTTACCTGACGGTGGCCGTCGGTCCCGGGGTCTTCATTCCCCGGCAGGAAACGGAGACCTTGGTCCAGATTGGCTTGGACTGGGTGGACGAACAAGCGATCGACGCCCCGGTCATCCTGGACCTGTGCGCCGGCAGCGGGGTGGTGGGCCTGGCGGCCGTCACCGAACTGCAAGCCCGCAAGGCCCAAGTCTACGCGGTGGAAATCGATGATCAGGCCATCGCCTGGACCAGGAAAAACCGGGACCAGATCCTCTGGTCCCGACCGGAGTTGAAATCCCGTTATCAGCTCGTTCAAGCGGACGCTTCTTCGCCTCAGACCTTGGCTCAGCTCGATGACCAGGCTGACCTGGTTCTGACGAACCCGCCTTACGTCCCTCTCACCCAGATCCCTCAGCAGCCGGAAGTGCGCGATTACGACCCTGATGTGGCCCTCTACGGAGGCTCGGACGATGGTCTGGTCATCCCGGAGAAGATCGTCCGCCGGGCGGCGGCCTTCCTGCGGCCTGGCGGCCTGCTGGTCATGGAACACGACAGCTCCCAGTCCCACGCCCTGGTCTCTTTCGCTACATCCGTCGGCTTCTCCCAGGCCCATACAGCCCCGGACCTGACCGGGCGGGACCGCTTCCTGGTCGCCGACAAGGCCGAGGGTTAG
- the prfA gene encoding peptide chain release factor 1 produces the protein MATADDFPAARMALDEYHEIERQMSQPEVASDPDKIRKLGRRHAELGQIVSAYESYRQIRDDLEAAQEFASEDESFAQEAQRLEADLPEAAEKLRTALIPRDPDDARDTIMEIKAGAGGEEAALFAGDLLRMYTRYAEKRSWSTEIMSQNMTELGGVKDIQIAFRSKGVVAPADGVWASLKYEGGVHRVQRIPVTESQGRIQTSAAGVIVFPEADDDDDEIEVDPKDLKIDIFMSSGPGGQSVNTTYSAVRMTHIPTGIVVSMQDEKSQIQNRQAALRVLKSRLLAMKHEEEAQEAADMRHSQVRSLDRSERIRTYNFPENRIVDHRTNYKAYNLDAVLDGDLQAVIDSDIKADEEARLASQNKQD, from the coding sequence ATGGCAACAGCCGATGATTTTCCAGCAGCGCGAATGGCTTTGGATGAATACCATGAGATCGAGAGGCAGATGAGCCAGCCCGAGGTCGCCTCTGATCCGGACAAGATCCGCAAACTGGGTCGGAGACATGCCGAACTGGGGCAGATCGTCTCCGCCTATGAGTCTTACAGGCAGATTCGCGATGACCTGGAAGCCGCTCAGGAGTTCGCCTCCGAGGATGAAAGCTTCGCCCAGGAGGCCCAGAGGCTGGAGGCCGACCTGCCTGAGGCGGCCGAGAAGCTGCGCACCGCCCTTATCCCTCGCGACCCCGATGACGCCCGCGACACCATCATGGAGATCAAAGCCGGGGCCGGTGGGGAAGAGGCCGCCCTCTTCGCCGGAGACCTCCTGCGTATGTACACCCGTTACGCCGAAAAGCGCAGCTGGTCCACCGAGATCATGTCCCAGAACATGACCGAGCTGGGCGGGGTCAAAGACATCCAGATCGCCTTCCGCAGCAAGGGGGTCGTGGCCCCGGCCGACGGGGTCTGGGCTTCTCTCAAATACGAAGGCGGGGTCCACCGGGTGCAGCGCATTCCCGTGACCGAATCCCAAGGCCGCATTCAGACCTCCGCTGCCGGGGTCATCGTCTTTCCTGAGGCTGACGATGACGATGACGAGATCGAGGTCGATCCCAAGGATTTGAAGATTGACATCTTCATGTCTTCCGGCCCTGGCGGACAGTCGGTCAACACCACCTATTCGGCCGTTCGCATGACCCATATCCCCACTGGGATCGTGGTCAGCATGCAGGACGAAAAATCTCAGATCCAGAACCGCCAGGCGGCCTTGCGCGTGCTCAAATCCCGCCTTCTGGCCATGAAACACGAGGAAGAGGCCCAGGAAGCCGCCGATATGCGCCACTCCCAGGTTCGCTCTTTGGACCGGTCGGAGCGCATCCGTACTTATAACTTCCCTGAGAACCGCATCGTGGACCATCGCACCAATTACAAGGCTTATAACCTGGACGCCGTTCTGGATGGCGATTTGCAGGCCGTCATCGATTCCGATATCAAGGCCGACGAAGAGGCTCGCCTGGCCAGCCAGAACAAGCAAGACTAG